In a single window of the Bradyrhizobium erythrophlei genome:
- a CDS encoding aspartate aminotransferase family protein, translated as MLDKSPRPAAVNVPNDLAAHWMPFTANRAFKKAPRLLAGAKDMHYFTVDGRKIIDAASGMWCTNAGHGRSQIAAAIAKQAETLDYAPPFQFGIPQAFELASRIADLAPAGLDHVFFCNSGSEAADTALKIALAYHQIQGQGSRTRLIGRERGYHGVGFGGTSVGGIVGNRKMFGTLLAGVDHLPATYDREKQAFTKGEPEYGAHFADELERLVNLHGASTIAAVIVEPMAGSTGVLPAPKGYLKRLREITQKHGILLIFDEVITGYGRLGFAFAAERYGVVPDLLTFAKGITNGAAPMGGVLVRDTIHDAFMSGPEHVVELTHGYTYSAHPLACAAALATLDIYRDEKLFERANKLESKFADAVMSLRGEPNVVDIRTVGLTAGIDLAPRPDLPGKRGFDGLNSAFHDNDLMLRVAGDTLALTPPLIISEDQIGEIVEKLAKVIRAVA; from the coding sequence AGCGCCGAGGCTTCTCGCCGGCGCCAAGGACATGCATTATTTTACCGTCGACGGCCGCAAGATCATCGACGCCGCCTCGGGCATGTGGTGCACCAACGCCGGCCATGGCCGCAGCCAGATCGCCGCGGCAATCGCCAAGCAGGCCGAGACCCTGGATTATGCGCCGCCGTTCCAGTTCGGCATTCCGCAGGCCTTTGAGCTCGCCAGCCGCATCGCCGATCTCGCGCCCGCCGGGCTCGATCACGTTTTCTTCTGCAATTCCGGATCGGAGGCCGCCGACACCGCGCTCAAGATCGCGCTGGCCTATCACCAGATCCAGGGCCAGGGCAGCCGCACCCGGCTGATCGGCCGCGAGCGTGGCTATCACGGCGTCGGCTTCGGCGGTACCTCGGTGGGCGGCATCGTCGGCAACCGCAAGATGTTCGGAACGCTGCTGGCCGGGGTCGATCATCTTCCCGCGACCTATGACCGCGAGAAGCAGGCCTTCACCAAGGGCGAGCCGGAATACGGCGCGCATTTCGCCGATGAGCTCGAGCGACTGGTCAACCTGCACGGCGCCTCCACCATCGCCGCCGTGATCGTCGAGCCGATGGCGGGATCGACCGGCGTATTGCCGGCGCCGAAGGGATACCTCAAGCGGCTGCGCGAGATCACCCAGAAGCACGGCATCCTGCTGATCTTCGACGAGGTCATCACCGGTTACGGCCGGCTCGGCTTCGCCTTCGCCGCGGAACGTTACGGCGTGGTGCCGGACCTGCTCACCTTCGCCAAGGGCATCACCAACGGCGCGGCCCCAATGGGCGGCGTTTTGGTGCGCGATACCATCCACGACGCCTTCATGAGCGGCCCGGAGCACGTCGTGGAGCTGACACATGGCTATACCTATTCGGCGCATCCGCTGGCCTGTGCCGCAGCGCTCGCCACGCTCGATATCTATCGCGACGAAAAGCTGTTCGAGCGCGCCAACAAGCTGGAGTCGAAATTCGCCGACGCGGTGATGTCGCTGAGGGGCGAGCCGAACGTGGTGGACATCCGCACCGTGGGTCTGACGGCGGGCATCGATCTCGCGCCGCGCCCGGACCTGCCGGGCAAGCGCGGCTTCGACGGGCTGAACAGCGCGTTCCACGACAACGACCTGATGCTGCGCGTCGCCGGCGATACGCTGGCGTTGACGCCGCCGCTGATCATCAGCGAAGACCAGATCGGCGAGATCGTCGAGAAGCTCGCCAAGGTGATCCGCGCGGTGGCGTAG